TTCTCTCATCATGGCTCGATGCTGGGTGGATTCCTATGCAGTCAGTCTGGATGGAGAGTTGAGCAGATGCTGTCTCTGTTAGgctccaagtgtgtgtgtgtgtgtgtggttttgttttactATATGTATTCAAAAACCAGGAGCCCTCTATACTGGTGAGGACTAAAATGCTAGACCCCACACATTTAAATGGCTGTGTGAGGATTAGTTTTTTTTAGGGCGAGGGAtaggcattcagttgtgatggttaaggcTAGGGTACAAGGATATGTGCGTTACACGTACCTAACATCACCGCACCCACCAGGCTTCAGGAAACAGGAGGCCATCAGATGACTTGTCTGATTCAGGCTCACAAATCTCTTCATTTCCGTCTCAATCTTCcagttcctccctctctgtgatgCTTCAGTGCTTTATGCCAGAACCTTGAACCTGTTTGACATCGTATGTTAATCAccaggggaggagggaggttgGCACACCTTCCATCAGCCTGTTTCCATACCAACAGGTTCCTCAGCCTCCTGGTCACTGTGAGGAATCAGAGAGACTCCTGGGACGTTACCATGTCCTACAGCTAGAGTCAACATATGGACACATTATGTCATAAGCTGctgtgacttgtttttttttttttttttgctgcttgcTTTATATAACCAGTTCAGACCACAATAATAGCTATAATACCATCTGAACTGGCCAGGTTAATGTAGTATCACTTACAACGTctgaaaatttaaatttaaagccCCTTTAAACTTGATTTTAAGTGCCAATTATTTTTCTATAACATTAAATACTAATGACTAAATAAGCAAAAACCATCCTCAGTCGTAATTAATTAGGAGTCAAAAACTGTTGGTGcacaaaatatgtataaatagAAAAGtctaaaatatgttttcagagCCATAACAATAGGTTAACAGTCAGCAATACACTTATAAAACAAGTTTTACTTTCCCACCTCCTGATTGCTcttggtgcagctttaaacattATTTCAACATCtcaattattttctctctgtgcatgttttactttgtgctgctgtggccTTTATGGTAGTctaattttaacttttaattcaGACTACAGCTATCTTGGAGGTGATACAGAAATATTACAAGGTCTGACCTTTAAGATTGTTGTCGCGACTTTTAAATTAAAGTGACTCGTGTGCTCATTCATTCGCGGGAACAAACATGCAAAGTTGTCATTACATCTGTGTAATGAGGTGCATGTCTGCAGCAGTGCACCACAAACAGCTTTATGAAGGGGAAAACTGCTTTTACTGGAACGGCACCAGTTGGGTTCTTGTCCCTTGcaatatgtaaaaaaaagacGCTCTCTTTCAAGTCAGCCACCACAGGAATGTCAGCTGAAGCAGCCAGCGATCTGCTGGGAGATCAAAATCAGTATCGCTATGATCCAAAGGGGATTCATGAGTAGCTCCAGTGGACAGGCACTGACAAAGTAACCATTGTGCTCCGGCTCAGATAAGCAGGAGTAAAGGCACACTGAGATTTCTGGGGACCTCATTTCTCACAGTCTGTGGAACATTGTCTGATCCTGGTGATGAAGTGTCGTCATGTTTCTGCCTGTGCTCGGCCAGTCTCCTTTGACCGTGTCTCTTTTGTCGGCTCAAGTCATCAGGGTGATTTCCATGGTGCAGGTGGAGGTATAATGCTGCCTATAAGAACCATTATTTAACACtgattaaaggagctatttgtaaattttgctatcgctacgtagccaatgttagcattaacagctgttttctcaCCAGTCTagttgtgagttcagcatcaaacttaattcctttactcaccaagagctgtctccagcagtggaaatcAACAGGAATATTTTGCCTCTAGTTCTGTCATTTCTTTGCTtctactgatgttagcatgctaatcagctagccctggcctgtcTCGCCACTTTTCGATAGCAGCTCACTGTAGAGTCCAGACTGTCCTGAAGATGTGgcgctgctcagagggcgtATTGTAACCTCTTGgattgtaaacacaatgatggcagAAGCTCTTGGCGAGCAACCATCAGCACCACCTGCTCCGGGAAAGAAACcacatacagcagcagagaaaactcacAAATTGTTGATTATACTCTAAATTCAAAGCCAACAAGAAGGAGTTTTCTAACtaacctcctcctctgtctgtctgtctccatccaGGCTCTCTGACTGTGGGCCTGGTCCGGCAGTGCCAGACCATCCACGGTCGAGACCGGACCTGCATCCCGCCGCAGCTGCCCCCAGAGTGGATCACCACGCTCTTCTTCATCATACTGGGCATCGTCTCCCTCACTGTCACCTGCGGCCTTCTGGTGATGTCGCACTGGCGCCGTGAGGCCACCCGATACGCCCGGTGGATCGCCTTCACAGGGAGTAGGTGTCCGCTGTCGACTTTCATCCTCCTCCATTATGACCAGCTCTCTCCTCTTATTTCACCCACAGATGTGTCTCCATGATGCTTCCACACACATGTAGGAGATGCTTATTGACAAGCGGAATTTAATGCAATAGTTTCCAATTTCAACATGTCACAAGTTTTATATGTCCATGCCCATGCAGTATCCATATCCACACTATATATGGACATaattgattttctctcttttcccaaGTGACGCTCTAGGATCAAGGatataataaaacatgaaacaaaaacacagatttttaaagatCACATTTTGTGCAGTGGAAGTGCCAAACCAATGTCAGGAAATAACTGTGTCTCGAGGCAAAACTGCCCATtatagttaaaataaaatgcctgTAAAAGTATCTTTAAAATCTCTTGTGAAAGAAACAGAGTTTACCTTGACTCCAGAATTCTACATTTCCTTTTGAGAAAGGTTTTAGTCAGGTAATTATGAACATCTTGACAAAGTGACTGCAGAGGAGCTCTAATTGATGGGGCGGTGTCTATTTTTAGAGAAAGGAGACTAAATTGGTCTGTATTAGGAGCAGGAGCTGGACTTCACACGGCTCTAAATATAGAAAAATGTGAAGCGGGTTCTCATGAATAGACCATCAATTCTGGAGGCAGCTTGTTAGTTCCAAGGGCCATTTTTTCCACATACATTTTGAAACCTAGATGCTGTCTCAAAAAGTGGCAAAGCTCCCAAGGTTATGAACAAATGGAAACCAGGAAAGCAGGGGCTGAGCTGTGAGTGGTGCTTTTTTTGGTCACACAGGTCCCCACAGCCATTTCAAATGAACTTAAACGCCCCATCATTGACAGTGTGACGCTAACTATCTGTACTCTGGTTGGTAGTCGCTGCTCTGTGCTAATGctcttcttttccctctgtcacaGTGGTCCTGTTCTGTATGGCTGCTCTTATATTCCCAATCGGTTTCTACATCAACGAGGTTGGAGGACAGCCATATAAGCTGCCTAACAACACAGTGGTGGGCTCCTCCTACGTGCTCTTCGTTCTGTCCATATTCTTCACCATAGTGGGTCTGCTGTTTGCTGGGAAGGTGTGCCTGCCTGGCTGACgtaccctcctcctcctcctcctcctcctcctcttcttttccacTTCTCCCTGGCTGTGTTTGAAAGTATCGTTGAAGTGCAACAAAACTGAGAAGCacctgactgtgtttttttttcccctttcgGGATGATTTGTCACGACGCTCGTAACTGGCGCCCGCAATCTGCGCGATCCTTCCATCCATCTGCTTGTTCAGAGAACGACCCCTTATCTTCGTCCGTCCTGAACAAtgagtgaagtgaagtggtGAACAGACAGgagaatattaaaaaaagatgacgaaaatatataaacaaaacatcagGAGTTTCGAGGGAGCCCTGCGGCACTATCCACCATCATGAGGTTTAATGACATTTGACAAGTACGCCTTGCTCTGCTCATCCCACCAACACAGATGCACGTACAGACATTAGACAAGTCGGGCCTGATACTGGTTGAAGCATCAAATATCGGCCTCTATTTTGATGGAGGTTCTTCCTGGACCACAGCTACATGGAACAATCTGTAAAATGACgtttcattttttcttatttatttgtttaattgttcAATTACGTTTTTTGTAAAGGTATCTTTTATTATAAGGCCTAATGTATCCCAAGAGTTTCCCCACCACTGATGTGTCTGGTGGATCACCTTGCCTTAAAGAGCTGTTAACCTTAAAACGACGACAATGTTGTTGAGTTTTCGTTGAAGGTTTCGGTGTCACGGGATCAAATTTAAAATTCTGGACATGTGTCCAAAATGACTGGTCAACGTTGAACAAGTCAAACTCTGCTTCAGGATGAGCGGTGAGCTCCAGAGAAAGACTGACATCAACAGGTCTCTGTTACAGCTTTGCTGTTTTTAGTGATGTAGTGAATGTATTATTCACCTTTTGAGCATTTCCTGTTGTTTAAACACTGTATCGAGAAATGACTGCATCTTTGACTGGTGTGTTTTATACGGTTGGGACGTTGATGCCTACTTCATTTCTGTGTAAGTGAACAGACAGccagtctgtgttgttttctagAAGCACTGTGATGTTCGTGAATGAGCATGGA
Above is a window of Lates calcarifer isolate ASB-BC8 linkage group LG23, TLL_Latcal_v3, whole genome shotgun sequence DNA encoding:
- the LOC108880775 gene encoding uncharacterized protein C16orf52 homolog B, encoding MDKLTVISGCLFLAADIFAIASIANPDWINTGESAGSLTVGLVRQCQTIHGRDRTCIPPQLPPEWITTLFFIILGIVSLTVTCGLLVMSHWRREATRYARWIAFTGMVLFCMAALIFPIGFYINEVGGQPYKLPNNTVVGSSYVLFVLSIFFTIVGLLFAGKVCLPG